A region of Maridesulfovibrio sp. DNA encodes the following proteins:
- a CDS encoding site-specific integrase — MPVKRKGKWYGRVSWSGSRKEKQFPTKKDAIAWEVAMRSKISSPQEDGTRLHVLLDDYLESCSNRGQTKKHIDDKERAYLSFLELTGSGMQLVTELKYTTVQRYLNHVARKVSPHRANVHRKFLVAAWNWGMRPFGLPKENPFAVETYRVDKTSKYIPPVDDFWRLVDAVQAHEARLLMTFLYTGGRRTEILTLKWADVDFKKKVIWLQTRKRRGGGMHRDALPMISDLVEVLKEQRMETGFKEFVFISPKTKKPYSPLTKVMNKWCEKAGITPFNFHAIRHLSASILADKGYSLPNIQKLLRHQAVTTTARYLHSLGLTDLDLEGAFDRPVKKQEVNKKVSKNEKRGLG, encoded by the coding sequence ATGCCAGTAAAGAGGAAAGGCAAATGGTACGGAAGAGTCTCATGGAGCGGATCAAGGAAAGAAAAACAATTCCCAACGAAGAAAGACGCGATTGCGTGGGAAGTAGCCATGAGGAGCAAGATATCTTCACCACAAGAAGATGGCACAAGGCTTCATGTTTTACTGGACGACTATCTAGAGAGTTGCTCGAATCGTGGGCAGACGAAGAAGCACATTGATGACAAGGAGAGGGCCTATCTGTCCTTTTTGGAGTTAACCGGATCGGGCATGCAGCTTGTCACCGAGCTTAAGTACACGACAGTCCAAAGATACCTTAACCATGTCGCTCGAAAGGTATCCCCACACCGCGCCAATGTTCACCGCAAGTTCCTTGTTGCTGCTTGGAATTGGGGTATGCGTCCGTTTGGCCTTCCTAAAGAAAACCCATTCGCTGTAGAGACCTACCGAGTAGATAAAACCTCAAAGTACATTCCTCCGGTTGATGACTTTTGGCGTTTGGTTGACGCTGTTCAGGCTCATGAAGCCCGTTTGCTCATGACTTTCCTGTATACTGGGGGAAGAAGGACAGAAATCCTTACCCTGAAGTGGGCAGACGTGGATTTCAAAAAAAAGGTGATCTGGCTGCAAACCAGAAAGAGGCGCGGGGGCGGCATGCATAGGGATGCCCTTCCGATGATTTCAGACCTTGTGGAAGTCCTTAAAGAGCAACGGATGGAGACAGGATTCAAAGAATTTGTTTTCATCAGCCCCAAAACAAAAAAACCATACAGCCCATTAACAAAGGTAATGAATAAGTGGTGCGAAAAAGCCGGAATCACTCCATTTAACTTTCACGCCATACGCCACTTGTCAGCATCCATACTCGCTGATAAAGGGTACTCATTACCAAATATTCAGAAGCTCTTGAGGCATCAGGCAGTGACCACAACAGCCAGATATTTGCACTCGCTGGGGCTGACTGATTTGGACTTGGAAGGGGCTTTTGACAGGCCCGTCAAAAAACAGGAGGTGAACAAAAAGGTGAGTAAAAACGAAAAAAGGGGTTTAGGCTAG
- a CDS encoding BC1872 family protein yields the protein MKSSQLSKMVTLTRGEKWFYLDSLGMAYCTRCNCELGCSADGDSFHQCDNCQATATDGGKDYAEDLNAAQELVEEMESFGGFEMFPNPDGDGYVFAFIPKNGRLPLDGIGETLPEAICKAFLIWKGFLNEK from the coding sequence ATGAAAAGTAGCCAGCTTTCAAAAATGGTCACCCTAACAAGGGGCGAGAAATGGTTTTATCTCGATTCGCTGGGCATGGCCTACTGTACCCGGTGCAATTGTGAGCTTGGTTGTTCTGCTGACGGTGACTCTTTTCATCAATGCGACAACTGCCAAGCCACTGCAACTGACGGTGGTAAGGATTATGCCGAAGACCTCAACGCAGCACAGGAACTAGTTGAGGAAATGGAAAGTTTTGGTGGCTTTGAGATGTTCCCTAATCCCGACGGGGATGGATATGTTTTCGCATTTATCCCGAAAAACGGGAGGCTTCCCCTTGATGGAATAGGCGAAACATTGCCCGAAGCTATTTGCAAAGCCTTCCTGATCTGGAAAGGATTTCTCAATGAAAAATAG
- a CDS encoding cytochrome c biogenesis protein CcdA — protein MRFKLIYLILLSFISTFTLICPQTALSAQNRNPNLDTKWKLYSLDKTSQEQTGLKTNILAGLILEPKNGWYTYSHNPGKLGQPTTLTATLTPDNTILPVIYLPGKLKDDPFNKGQKVSIYSEPTPILVPVPPSLESFTLKTKLSLLMCSDTACQPFKTDLDFFGMAVSPKNLPQASLQPWWPKFVKTRNGAKTIKISLKNIASKDEAKAADKTAKSQPQNNASPEQELETGRVNSVFSFSSLTPRSFTPGLEVTDLTTAILFGLLAGFLLNFMPCVLPVISLKLSTLLAGAGHENEEEQKRGFREHNIFFALGILLYFGILSGILGMTGMAWGQIFQKPPVVIGLTGIVFALSLSLFGLFNLPIVDLKLGSENSGPRRQALFTGVLATLLATPCSGPFLGGVLGWAMVQPHYIISSVFLSVGAGMALPYILMAVFPGLATKFPKPGAWTIWIERAAGFFLAGTCIYLFSILPEDMYIPTMIFLWFTAVGAWMWGISAGADKKAVMHLLRVSALAICISAGIWAATPQERAAHWIGFEQEDFTARLGREAMLVEFTADWCPSCKVLEQTVLTPVNLNRWQETYGLTFIKVDLTAPDKTADEFLRALGSRSIPLAAIFKPGQTASSPTVIRDIYTTGQMEEALKQTLK, from the coding sequence ATGCGTTTTAAGCTAATTTATTTGATTTTATTAAGTTTCATTTCAACCTTTACACTTATCTGTCCGCAAACGGCTCTTAGTGCCCAAAACCGGAATCCGAACCTTGATACAAAATGGAAACTATACAGCCTCGACAAAACTAGTCAGGAACAAACAGGGTTAAAAACCAACATTCTGGCCGGACTGATTCTTGAGCCTAAAAACGGCTGGTATACATACTCCCACAATCCGGGCAAACTTGGTCAGCCGACTACACTTACAGCAACCCTGACTCCGGACAACACGATACTTCCAGTCATTTACCTGCCGGGCAAACTCAAAGATGATCCCTTCAACAAAGGCCAGAAAGTTTCCATTTACTCGGAGCCGACTCCTATTCTGGTTCCGGTGCCGCCTTCTTTGGAATCATTCACCCTCAAAACAAAACTGTCTTTACTCATGTGTTCTGACACAGCCTGCCAGCCATTTAAAACGGATCTGGATTTCTTCGGCATGGCTGTTTCCCCGAAAAATCTTCCGCAGGCCAGCCTGCAACCTTGGTGGCCAAAATTTGTAAAAACGCGAAACGGTGCAAAAACCATCAAGATTTCTCTGAAAAACATCGCCTCCAAGGACGAAGCCAAGGCTGCGGATAAAACCGCAAAATCCCAACCGCAAAATAATGCTTCCCCTGAACAGGAACTGGAAACCGGCAGGGTAAATTCCGTATTTTCATTCAGCTCCCTTACCCCCCGTTCTTTCACTCCGGGACTTGAAGTAACGGACCTGACCACTGCGATTCTGTTCGGATTACTGGCCGGATTCCTGCTTAACTTCATGCCCTGTGTGCTCCCTGTTATCAGTCTGAAACTATCCACCCTCCTGGCCGGGGCCGGACACGAAAACGAGGAAGAGCAGAAACGCGGCTTCCGGGAACATAATATTTTCTTTGCACTGGGCATCCTCCTCTACTTCGGTATTCTCAGCGGAATTCTAGGCATGACCGGGATGGCCTGGGGGCAGATTTTCCAAAAACCTCCGGTTGTAATCGGGCTGACCGGGATTGTCTTTGCGCTCAGCCTGAGCCTGTTCGGGCTTTTTAACCTGCCCATTGTGGACCTCAAACTCGGCTCCGAAAACAGCGGACCGCGCAGGCAGGCCCTGTTTACCGGGGTACTTGCCACCCTGCTGGCCACCCCGTGCAGCGGACCGTTTCTTGGCGGAGTACTGGGCTGGGCCATGGTCCAACCTCATTATATAATCAGCTCGGTCTTCCTCAGCGTGGGGGCGGGTATGGCTTTGCCTTACATACTGATGGCTGTTTTCCCGGGTTTGGCAACAAAATTTCCCAAACCGGGGGCATGGACCATCTGGATCGAACGGGCAGCAGGATTCTTCCTTGCCGGAACATGTATTTACCTGTTCAGCATTCTGCCCGAGGATATGTACATCCCGACCATGATCTTCCTCTGGTTTACCGCAGTGGGAGCATGGATGTGGGGGATTTCAGCCGGTGCGGACAAAAAAGCCGTCATGCACCTGCTTAGAGTAAGTGCACTGGCGATCTGCATCTCAGCCGGCATCTGGGCCGCAACCCCACAGGAACGGGCAGCACACTGGATCGGTTTTGAGCAGGAGGATTTCACTGCCCGCCTTGGCCGCGAAGCAATGCTGGTGGAATTCACTGCTGACTGGTGCCCTTCCTGCAAAGTTCTTGAACAGACCGTGCTGACTCCGGTCAACCTGAACCGCTGGCAGGAGACATACGGTCTCACCTTTATCAAAGTCGACCTAACCGCACCGGACAAGACTGCGGATGAATTCCTGCGTGCTTTGGGCAGCCGATCCATCCCACTGGCAGCTATTTTTAAACCGGGACAAACCGCATCTTCCCCAACCGTCATCCGCGATATCTACACCACCGGACAGATGGAAGAGGCTTTGAAACAGACTTTGAAATAA
- a CDS encoding Com family DNA-binding transcriptional regulator, producing the protein MMQEHRCPSCNRLLMKGKVIEVQVKCPKCKKIVRIVGGNNEK; encoded by the coding sequence ATGATGCAAGAACACAGATGCCCCAGCTGCAACCGTCTACTCATGAAAGGCAAGGTGATTGAGGTGCAGGTTAAATGCCCTAAGTGCAAAAAGATTGTCAGGATCGTGGGTGGGAACAATGAAAAGTAG
- a CDS encoding iron-containing alcohol dehydrogenase, with amino-acid sequence MLNFQIFIPTRIVFGPGKIQELGTLPLPKGTKAMIVIGESGAMIKNGYLDKIQAALAKQDVSTVVFDKISPNPQSDQVDEAAKIARDKGIDFIVALGGGSTIDASKAIALLTTNIGKCWDYMQSGSGGGVNPENPAAPLIAIPTTAGTGTEADQWAVINKSGGIEKISLGNDSTFPAISIVDPELMVSVPPRMTAYTGIDTFFHAVETFLSTAHQPMSDMLALEAVHLSSHYLPMAIAEGDNIEARTVMAWSSTAAGMCETLSRCISQHSLEHALSAKYPELPHGLGLAKLSIPYFKRLIPESPERFEDLAMAMGYDTQQFDENMRSTVFLEGLRSLLERAGFNEESLKDYGAKEDDVAELVDIAQQTMGKLFDFTPADMSREDLECIMSEAIAG; translated from the coding sequence ATGCTCAATTTTCAAATATTCATCCCGACCCGTATTGTTTTCGGTCCCGGAAAAATTCAAGAGCTGGGAACCCTGCCCCTGCCCAAAGGCACTAAAGCCATGATCGTGATCGGAGAATCAGGGGCCATGATCAAAAACGGCTATCTTGATAAAATACAGGCAGCTCTTGCCAAGCAGGATGTTTCAACTGTTGTTTTCGATAAAATCTCCCCTAACCCTCAATCAGATCAGGTTGACGAGGCAGCAAAAATAGCCCGCGACAAGGGTATTGATTTCATAGTCGCCCTTGGAGGAGGTTCCACTATCGATGCTTCCAAAGCCATTGCCCTTTTGACAACCAACATCGGTAAGTGCTGGGATTACATGCAGTCCGGCTCCGGTGGCGGAGTCAATCCCGAAAATCCAGCGGCCCCCCTCATCGCCATTCCAACCACAGCAGGAACCGGCACAGAAGCGGACCAGTGGGCGGTAATCAATAAATCTGGCGGCATTGAAAAGATCAGCCTCGGCAATGATTCCACTTTTCCGGCGATTTCAATCGTTGATCCCGAACTCATGGTCAGCGTTCCCCCGCGCATGACAGCTTACACAGGTATCGATACCTTTTTCCATGCGGTTGAAACTTTCCTTTCCACCGCGCATCAGCCCATGAGCGACATGCTGGCCCTCGAAGCTGTACACTTGAGCAGCCATTACCTGCCCATGGCGATTGCCGAAGGCGATAATATTGAAGCCCGCACGGTCATGGCTTGGTCCAGCACAGCTGCAGGTATGTGCGAAACACTTTCCCGCTGCATTTCTCAGCACTCACTGGAACATGCACTGAGCGCGAAATACCCGGAACTTCCGCACGGACTCGGCCTTGCCAAACTTTCCATCCCATATTTCAAACGCCTGATCCCGGAAAGCCCGGAACGCTTTGAAGATCTCGCCATGGCTATGGGATACGACACCCAGCAGTTTGACGAAAACATGCGCTCCACCGTTTTCCTCGAAGGCTTGCGTTCCCTGCTTGAGAGAGCCGGATTCAATGAGGAGTCACTTAAAGATTACGGTGCAAAAGAAGATGATGTTGCAGAACTGGTAGATATCGCGCAGCAGACCATGGGCAAACTTTTCGACTTCACCCCTGCAGATATGAGCCGTGAAGATCTGGAATGCATCATGTCCGAGGCTATAGCCGGTTAA
- a CDS encoding ImmA/IrrE family metallo-endopeptidase, whose amino-acid sequence MTRKEIEALAEGVACNHRTEKQCWIDVHQIVKKLGGKIEYAKPENKIELCCYADESFKIILLRQPHYHEQRDRWSIAHALGHVLMHSHPGKTRLFTREENRTECMQANWFAAGLLMPKTSFLTKAKELRNDTEELASLFWVMEGAASSRLESFRLGLS is encoded by the coding sequence ATGACCAGAAAAGAAATTGAAGCGCTAGCAGAAGGTGTGGCCTGTAATCATCGAACAGAAAAACAATGCTGGATTGATGTACACCAGATAGTCAAAAAGCTTGGGGGAAAAATTGAGTACGCTAAACCAGAAAACAAAATAGAGCTGTGTTGTTATGCGGATGAATCTTTTAAAATCATCTTGCTCAGACAGCCGCACTACCACGAACAGCGAGATAGATGGTCAATAGCCCATGCGCTGGGACACGTTCTCATGCATTCCCACCCCGGAAAAACACGACTCTTCACGCGAGAAGAAAACCGTACAGAATGCATGCAGGCAAACTGGTTTGCTGCTGGCCTGCTCATGCCTAAAACGTCATTTCTCACGAAAGCTAAAGAACTAAGAAATGACACCGAAGAGCTTGCCTCTTTGTTTTGGGTAATGGAAGGCGCGGCAAGTTCTCGGCTTGAATCCTTCCGTTTAGGTCTCAGCTAA